In one window of Burkholderia cepacia ATCC 25416 DNA:
- a CDS encoding fatty acid desaturase family protein yields the protein MKSRPSGVVFSLKLAVYVALVAHGMLFALSTYVILKIVGILLIGAMYAHGVELQHQALHYQGFRSKRLNMVFGVLLGMPMLVSFHAYQDSHLRHHRLLGTPENKEFFDYGDQYGASPVVNLGLWAWRLSMAAHYIQFAKNVAKLVVPGARFGDNPLVSRAIRRDHLLMVAAIALLAGVSVALHTWFAVWVWVVPLVFVAAPVHALVEMPEHYRCDLTSTDPFRNTRTIESNAFMTWFTNGNNYHVEHHMMPNLPIERLHDLHGAIGPRIRYYHRTYRQFYYALLRGRLAPRTVDDDADERAPDAETAAPAPASTQSA from the coding sequence ATGAAGAGCCGCCCGAGCGGCGTCGTCTTCTCGCTGAAGCTCGCGGTATACGTCGCGCTCGTTGCGCACGGCATGCTGTTCGCGCTGTCGACGTATGTGATCCTGAAGATCGTCGGGATCCTGCTGATCGGCGCGATGTACGCGCACGGCGTCGAGCTGCAGCACCAGGCGCTGCACTACCAGGGGTTCCGGAGCAAGCGGCTCAACATGGTGTTCGGCGTGCTGCTCGGCATGCCGATGCTGGTGTCGTTCCACGCGTACCAGGACAGCCACCTGCGTCATCACCGGCTGCTCGGCACGCCGGAGAACAAGGAGTTCTTCGACTACGGCGACCAGTACGGCGCGAGCCCCGTCGTCAATCTCGGCCTGTGGGCGTGGCGGCTGTCGATGGCCGCGCACTATATCCAGTTCGCGAAGAACGTCGCGAAGCTCGTCGTGCCGGGGGCGCGCTTCGGCGACAACCCGCTCGTGTCGCGCGCGATCCGCCGCGATCACCTGCTGATGGTCGCGGCGATCGCGCTGCTGGCCGGCGTGTCGGTCGCGCTGCACACGTGGTTTGCCGTGTGGGTGTGGGTCGTGCCGCTGGTGTTCGTCGCCGCGCCCGTGCATGCGCTGGTCGAGATGCCCGAGCACTACCGCTGCGACCTGACGAGCACCGACCCGTTCCGCAACACGCGGACGATCGAGAGCAACGCGTTCATGACGTGGTTCACGAACGGCAACAACTATCACGTCGAGCACCACATGATGCCGAACCTGCCGATCGAGCGGCTGCACGACCTGCATGGCGCGATCGGGCCGCGCATCCGCTATTACCACCGCACGTACCGGCAGTTCTATTACGCGCTGCTGCGCGGCAGGCTGGCGCCGCGCACGGTGGACGACGATGCGGACGAGCGTGCGCCCGATGCCGAAACGGCGGCGCCGGCGCCGGCGTCGACGCAATCGGCATGA
- a CDS encoding fatty acyl-AMP ligase yields the protein MTKCASTIHRLIESLEDVAGATHRMTFVDEAGNEAGITYRRFAEEVFHQAGALRELDVRENDLVMLALPASVEHAVAMMACVMTGALPCTVPVPARRATAGRQVIDVACELYRPRLVIAADAQAAAWRDDAFPAASTRVVDLDTLSIAADAGARALISAKSGHDPHHVQLTSGSTSHPKAAVLSHENVIANVLGIGGSVRFDIAAGDGTASWLPLYHDMGLLTLLSNLHYRAPLLMMQPNSFIRNPLGWLKRIASARATTTSVPTFALRYCVRRFNAAAMEGVDLSACRNIFIGGERVDDATLRDFAATFAPYGLAASALQPCYGMAESTLAVSMHRAWHEGTVDGAPYVIADTLDRRALIERRDAQPAAANDGADTETETVLAMGTPIDGMAFRILDDGDHALANRAVGEVAIRGTSVMLGYLNPDDGSIAAPLTADGWFRTGDIGYVSDGQLHILGRKKEVIIIRGSNYFPHDIEEALASHRTLRKSTCIAFGLPDPETGTERLVVAIEARPADATPQTRAECQQLLASRIGFAAQELCFVEPGSLPRTTSGKLQRLKCRDLYANGALPVIHAAAAVEAGQGAYA from the coding sequence GTGACGAAGTGCGCATCCACCATTCATCGCCTGATCGAATCGCTCGAGGACGTCGCGGGCGCCACGCATCGCATGACGTTCGTCGACGAGGCCGGCAACGAGGCAGGCATCACGTACCGGCGCTTCGCGGAAGAAGTGTTTCACCAGGCCGGCGCGCTGCGTGAACTCGACGTGCGCGAGAACGACCTGGTGATGCTCGCCTTGCCCGCATCGGTCGAGCACGCGGTCGCGATGATGGCCTGCGTGATGACGGGCGCGCTGCCCTGCACCGTGCCCGTTCCCGCGCGCCGCGCCACCGCCGGCAGGCAAGTGATCGACGTCGCGTGCGAGCTGTATCGGCCGCGCCTCGTCATTGCCGCCGATGCGCAGGCCGCCGCGTGGCGCGACGACGCGTTTCCCGCGGCATCGACGCGCGTGGTCGATCTCGACACGCTGTCGATCGCCGCGGATGCCGGCGCGCGCGCACTGATCAGCGCGAAGAGCGGCCATGACCCACATCACGTGCAGCTCACGTCGGGCTCGACGTCGCACCCGAAAGCCGCGGTGCTCAGCCACGAGAACGTGATCGCGAACGTGCTCGGCATCGGCGGGTCGGTCCGCTTCGACATCGCGGCCGGTGACGGCACCGCCTCGTGGCTGCCGCTCTATCACGACATGGGGCTGCTCACGCTGCTGTCGAACCTGCACTACCGCGCGCCGCTGCTGATGATGCAGCCGAACAGCTTCATCCGGAATCCGCTCGGCTGGCTGAAGCGCATCGCGTCGGCGCGCGCGACGACGACGTCGGTGCCGACCTTCGCGCTGCGCTACTGCGTGCGCCGCTTCAACGCCGCCGCGATGGAAGGCGTCGACCTGTCCGCGTGCCGCAACATCTTCATCGGCGGCGAACGCGTGGACGACGCGACGCTGCGCGACTTCGCCGCGACGTTCGCGCCGTACGGCCTCGCGGCATCGGCGCTGCAGCCGTGCTACGGGATGGCCGAATCGACGCTCGCGGTGTCGATGCATCGTGCGTGGCATGAAGGCACGGTGGACGGCGCACCGTACGTGATCGCCGACACGCTCGACCGGCGTGCGCTGATCGAGCGGCGCGACGCGCAACCGGCCGCCGCGAACGACGGCGCCGACACCGAGACCGAAACCGTGCTCGCGATGGGCACGCCGATCGACGGCATGGCCTTTCGCATCCTCGACGACGGCGACCACGCGCTCGCGAACCGCGCCGTCGGCGAAGTCGCGATTCGCGGCACGTCGGTGATGCTCGGCTACCTGAATCCCGACGACGGCTCGATCGCCGCGCCGCTGACGGCCGACGGCTGGTTCCGCACCGGCGACATCGGCTACGTCTCGGACGGTCAGCTCCATATCCTCGGGCGCAAGAAGGAAGTCATCATCATCCGCGGCAGCAACTACTTCCCGCACGACATCGAGGAAGCGCTGGCATCGCATCGCACGCTGCGCAAGAGCACGTGCATCGCGTTCGGGCTGCCCGACCCCGAGACGGGCACCGAGCGGCTGGTCGTCGCGATCGAGGCGCGGCCCGCCGATGCGACGCCGCAGACGCGTGCCGAGTGCCAGCAGCTGCTCGCGTCGCGCATCGGCTTCGCCGCGCAGGAGCTGTGCTTCGTCGAGCCCGGCTCGTTGCCGCGCACCACGAGCGGCAAGCTGCAGCGCCTGAAATGCCGCGACCTCTATGCGAACGGCGCGCTGCCTGTCATCCACGCAGCGGCGGCGGTCGAAGCCGGCCAGGGAGCGTACGCATGA
- a CDS encoding LysR substrate-binding domain-containing protein: MANVRLAKRLRSMPSLDFLRGFECAARHLSFTRAGQELNVTQSAVSRQVKALEEQLRIELFHRHIRSLTLTDKGRELYDAISFALSDLESVIGKLSSSVGQRAISLSTTVSFAALWLIPRLGSFRASYPDIDVRVSATSEIEDLKRKRLHLAVRYAGPYTSTDDTDVLFRERVVAVCSPSLMATAGDAASMKPEDLEKHVLLHLDDPRCEWPWHGWSHLLKELGVPRLRPAGALHFSQYDQLVQAAVDGHGIAIGRRPLVDGLLKQGRLVELFAHCTVASGSYVLVQNPDACNEFDIAVLTNWLLEQAHHPLASGQEAAGSNVLPMYRVG; encoded by the coding sequence ATGGCTAATGTGAGATTGGCAAAACGATTGAGAAGTATGCCTTCGCTGGATTTCCTGAGAGGCTTCGAATGCGCGGCGCGTCATTTGAGCTTTACACGCGCCGGGCAGGAACTGAACGTCACGCAATCTGCCGTGAGTCGGCAGGTCAAGGCACTCGAGGAGCAGCTCCGGATCGAGCTCTTTCACCGGCACATTCGATCGCTGACGCTGACCGACAAGGGGCGGGAGCTGTACGACGCGATCTCGTTCGCGTTGTCCGACCTCGAATCGGTGATCGGCAAGCTGTCGTCGAGCGTGGGACAGCGCGCGATCTCGTTGTCGACGACCGTATCGTTCGCGGCGCTGTGGCTGATTCCGCGCCTCGGTTCGTTCCGCGCAAGCTACCCCGACATCGACGTGCGCGTATCGGCAACGAGCGAAATTGAGGATCTCAAGCGCAAACGTTTGCATTTGGCCGTGCGATATGCGGGGCCGTATACGTCGACGGACGATACGGACGTGCTGTTTCGCGAGCGCGTCGTGGCGGTCTGCAGCCCGAGCCTGATGGCGACGGCGGGCGACGCGGCGTCGATGAAGCCGGAGGATCTTGAAAAGCACGTGCTGCTGCATCTCGACGATCCGCGCTGCGAATGGCCGTGGCACGGGTGGAGCCATCTGCTGAAGGAACTCGGCGTGCCGCGCCTGCGGCCCGCCGGCGCGCTGCATTTCAGCCAGTACGACCAGCTGGTGCAGGCGGCGGTCGACGGGCACGGCATCGCGATCGGGCGGCGGCCGCTGGTCGACGGGCTGCTGAAGCAGGGCCGGCTCGTCGAGTTGTTCGCGCACTGCACGGTCGCATCGGGCAGTTACGTGCTGGTGCAGAACCCGGATGCGTGCAACGAGTTCGACATCGCGGTGCTGACCAACTGGCTGCTCGAACAGGCGCACCATCCGCTCGCGTCGGGCCAGGAAGCGGCCGGCAGCAACGTGCTGCCGATGTATCGCGTCGGATAG
- a CDS encoding DUF4148 domain-containing protein — MKHPARYLACSALLVMSFAAHAAPTLTPAQCHDYPFVHTHGPVSHRQLINELNELESVGYNPSSGDESSYPDDIDSAQARLMTEYQKDCAGAANTVASNGN, encoded by the coding sequence ATGAAACATCCCGCCCGTTACCTCGCCTGTTCCGCGCTGCTCGTGATGAGCTTCGCCGCGCACGCCGCACCGACACTCACGCCGGCGCAATGCCACGACTATCCGTTCGTGCATACGCACGGCCCGGTCTCCCACCGGCAACTGATCAACGAGCTGAACGAGCTGGAATCCGTCGGCTACAACCCGTCGTCGGGCGACGAGAGCAGCTACCCGGACGATATCGATTCGGCGCAGGCGCGCCTGATGACCGAGTATCAGAAGGATTGTGCGGGCGCAGCCAACACCGTCGCGTCGAACGGCAACTGA
- a CDS encoding response regulator transcription factor, producing MAHVLTIEDDEITANEIVRELQGRGFTVEWVANGRDGMARALGNEFDVITLDRMLPVVDGLTILTTMRSVGVRTPVLMLSALGDVDERVRGLRAGGDDYLTKPFDPEEMAARLEVLLRRSQTAPAPFATTLTVGPLRLDLISRKVFRDGDEIALLPTEYRVLEYMMRNAGQTITRTMLFEAVWGYHFDPGTNLIEVHMGRLRKKIDPPDAKQMIQTVRGAGYILG from the coding sequence ATCGCGCATGTACTGACGATCGAAGACGACGAAATCACCGCGAACGAAATAGTCAGGGAACTGCAAGGGCGCGGCTTCACGGTCGAATGGGTGGCGAACGGCCGCGACGGCATGGCCCGCGCGCTCGGCAACGAGTTCGACGTGATCACGCTCGACCGCATGCTGCCGGTCGTCGACGGCCTCACGATCCTGACCACGATGCGCAGCGTCGGCGTGCGCACCCCGGTGCTGATGCTGAGCGCGCTCGGCGATGTCGACGAACGCGTGCGCGGCCTGCGTGCGGGCGGCGACGATTACCTGACCAAACCGTTCGATCCCGAGGAAATGGCGGCACGCCTGGAGGTGCTGTTGCGCCGGAGCCAGACCGCGCCGGCGCCGTTCGCCACGACGCTGACCGTCGGCCCGCTCAGGCTCGACCTGATTTCGCGCAAGGTGTTTCGCGACGGCGACGAAATCGCGCTGCTGCCGACCGAATACCGCGTGCTCGAATACATGATGCGCAATGCCGGCCAGACCATCACGCGCACGATGCTGTTCGAGGCCGTATGGGGCTATCACTTCGATCCCGGCACCAACCTGATCGAAGTGCACATGGGCCGGCTGCGCAAGAAGATCGATCCGCCCGATGCGAAGCAGATGATCCAGACGGTACGCGGCGCGGGCTACATCCTTGGCTGA
- a CDS encoding ABC transporter ATP-binding protein: MTAAPLTPVLELRDVTRVYEGAGRVVAVRDATISIGPRDVVALVGPSGSGKSTLLNLAGFLDVPSSGERWLEGHRIDDAPDTLERIRRERIGFVFQQFNLIPVMSALENVELGCFAWGTPRTRRERARAMLDAVGLAARERHRPGELSGGEQQRVALARALAKEPAIVIADEPTASLDSTNARAVAELILDTNRTLGTAFLIASHDDRLCAHLPRRIEMRDGVPGVNRELVDVCVA; the protein is encoded by the coding sequence ATGACGGCCGCCCCGCTCACGCCGGTGCTCGAGCTGCGCGACGTCACGCGCGTGTACGAGGGCGCGGGCCGCGTCGTCGCGGTGCGCGACGCGACGATCTCGATCGGCCCGCGCGACGTCGTCGCGCTCGTCGGCCCGTCGGGCAGCGGCAAGAGCACGCTGCTCAACCTGGCCGGCTTTCTCGACGTGCCGAGCAGCGGCGAACGCTGGCTCGAAGGCCATCGGATCGACGACGCACCGGACACGCTCGAACGGATCCGCCGCGAGCGCATCGGCTTCGTGTTCCAGCAGTTCAACCTGATTCCGGTGATGTCGGCGCTCGAGAACGTCGAGCTCGGCTGCTTCGCGTGGGGCACGCCGCGCACGCGCCGCGAGCGCGCCCGCGCGATGCTCGACGCGGTGGGGCTCGCCGCGCGCGAACGCCACCGCCCCGGCGAGCTGTCCGGCGGCGAGCAGCAACGGGTCGCGCTGGCGCGCGCGCTCGCCAAGGAGCCGGCGATCGTGATCGCGGACGAGCCGACCGCCAGCCTCGACAGCACCAACGCGCGCGCGGTGGCCGAGCTGATCCTCGACACCAACCGCACGCTGGGCACCGCCTTTCTGATTGCGTCGCACGACGATCGTCTGTGCGCGCACCTGCCGCGCCGCATCGAGATGCGCGACGGCGTACCGGGAGTGAATCGTGAACTGGTCGACGTTTGCGTGGCGTAA
- a CDS encoding ABC transporter permease, whose product MNWSTFAWRNLWRNKRRTVLTMAMIGVAAFASSLALGYVIATFDAVREGSIDSGVGHVQVLHHGYLDLIGERPLQYGLTADEQAAAARAVAALHGVATTARGIDFDGLISNGDLSYGFVGEGIEPNREPPGFFDYHTVLSGRYLSPANAGTEVVVGAELARKLGVHVGSVVQLMASTAHGGINATDAQIVGVMSTGNKDVDERIVDVTFAAAQALLRTDRASRIAVFLSDTAHTPSAAATLRAALPALDVKTWDQLVSLYHQVVALYKNQFSVFGAILCVTILLSMSNWILMSIVERRREISTLRALGVPAATVRGVLIQETAFLGLLGAAAGIAAALLTMVALNHAQIHLPAPPGRVKPILLEFTVSPAAVVAVEGAFVVLGVAAALLATLGLAKRNILEGLAP is encoded by the coding sequence GTGAACTGGTCGACGTTTGCGTGGCGTAACCTCTGGCGCAACAAGCGCCGCACCGTGCTGACGATGGCGATGATCGGCGTCGCCGCGTTCGCGTCGAGCCTCGCGCTCGGCTACGTGATCGCAACCTTCGACGCGGTGCGCGAAGGCTCGATCGACAGCGGCGTCGGCCACGTGCAGGTGCTGCACCATGGCTATCTCGACCTGATCGGCGAACGGCCGCTGCAGTACGGGCTGACCGCCGACGAGCAGGCTGCCGCCGCGCGCGCCGTCGCCGCGCTGCACGGCGTCGCCACCACCGCGCGCGGCATCGACTTCGACGGGCTGATCTCGAACGGCGATCTCAGCTACGGCTTCGTCGGCGAAGGCATCGAGCCGAACCGCGAGCCGCCCGGCTTCTTCGACTATCACACGGTGCTGTCGGGCCGCTACCTGTCGCCCGCGAATGCCGGCACCGAAGTCGTCGTCGGCGCCGAACTCGCGCGCAAGCTCGGCGTGCACGTCGGCTCGGTCGTGCAGTTGATGGCCTCGACCGCGCACGGCGGCATCAACGCGACCGACGCGCAGATCGTCGGCGTGATGAGCACGGGCAACAAGGACGTCGACGAACGGATCGTCGACGTGACGTTCGCGGCCGCGCAAGCGCTGCTGCGCACCGACCGCGCGTCGCGCATCGCGGTGTTCCTGTCGGACACGGCGCACACGCCGTCCGCCGCCGCGACGCTGCGCGCCGCGCTGCCCGCGCTCGACGTGAAGACCTGGGACCAGCTCGTGTCGCTCTATCACCAGGTCGTCGCGCTGTACAAGAACCAGTTCTCGGTGTTCGGCGCGATCCTGTGCGTGACGATCCTGCTGTCGATGAGCAACTGGATCCTGATGAGCATCGTCGAGCGCCGCCGCGAGATCTCGACCCTGCGCGCGCTCGGCGTGCCGGCCGCGACGGTGCGCGGCGTGCTGATCCAGGAGACCGCGTTCCTCGGCCTGCTCGGCGCGGCCGCCGGCATCGCGGCGGCGCTGCTGACGATGGTCGCGCTCAACCATGCGCAGATCCACCTGCCCGCGCCGCCGGGCCGCGTGAAGCCGATCCTGCTCGAATTCACGGTTTCGCCGGCCGCCGTGGTCGCCGTTGAAGGCGCGTTCGTCGTGCTCGGCGTGGCCGCCGCGCTGCTCGCGACGCTCGGGCTCGCCAAACGCAACATCCTCGAAGGACTCGCCCCATGA
- a CDS encoding acyl carrier protein produces MTTQNVPADALDILSREVAKILNVETVDTDAGIGELGIDSLNIVELIVFCEQLYGSIDPEALNITQYTTLQQLDAQLRSQQHAA; encoded by the coding sequence ATGACGACCCAGAACGTTCCGGCCGACGCGCTCGACATCCTGTCCCGCGAAGTCGCGAAGATCCTCAATGTCGAGACCGTCGACACCGATGCCGGCATCGGCGAACTCGGCATCGATTCGCTGAACATCGTCGAGCTGATCGTGTTCTGCGAACAGCTCTACGGTTCGATCGACCCGGAAGCGCTGAACATCACGCAGTACACGACGCTGCAGCAGCTCGACGCGCAACTGCGCAGCCAGCAGCACGCCGCCTGA
- a CDS encoding ferritin-like domain-containing protein, producing the protein MTDTLTVMQDTADIRWSMPVDALMSNDYALREEALNRLYEKAKAAQWDVATDVDWSHDLDPANPLGMPDPTLLIYGTELWSKLSDADKREVRHHAQGWLLSQILHGEQAALICASKLASAEDGLSARLCAAAQMMDEARHVEAYAKLVNEKLDVSYPMSRSLKGLLHDTITSSALDMTNLGMQVLVEGIALSIFQSVVAYSTDPFIKDLFLRIQRDEARHFAVGRITLCRVYAEMSSTELREREEFVCEGAAVLYEHLCADDIWEPMGLSKRECSAMVRESPVSSSIRRSIFRRLVPTIREMGLLTPTVQATFEKLDVLDYAAMPLN; encoded by the coding sequence ATGACTGACACGCTCACCGTTATGCAGGACACGGCCGACATCCGCTGGTCGATGCCCGTCGACGCCCTGATGTCGAACGACTACGCGCTGCGCGAAGAGGCGCTGAACCGGCTCTACGAAAAGGCGAAGGCCGCGCAGTGGGACGTCGCGACCGACGTCGACTGGAGCCACGACCTCGACCCGGCGAATCCGCTCGGCATGCCCGACCCGACGCTGCTGATCTACGGCACCGAGCTGTGGAGCAAGCTGTCCGACGCCGACAAGCGCGAGGTGCGCCATCACGCGCAGGGCTGGCTGCTGTCGCAGATCCTGCACGGCGAGCAGGCCGCGCTGATCTGCGCATCGAAGCTCGCGTCGGCCGAGGATGGCCTGAGCGCGCGCCTGTGCGCCGCCGCGCAGATGATGGACGAAGCGCGCCACGTCGAGGCGTACGCGAAGCTCGTCAACGAGAAGCTCGACGTCAGCTACCCGATGAGCCGCTCGCTGAAGGGGCTGCTGCACGACACGATCACGAGCAGCGCGCTCGACATGACGAACCTCGGGATGCAGGTGCTCGTCGAGGGTATCGCGCTGTCGATCTTCCAGAGCGTCGTCGCGTACAGCACCGATCCGTTCATCAAGGATCTCTTCCTGCGGATCCAGCGCGACGAGGCGCGTCACTTCGCGGTCGGCCGGATCACGCTGTGCCGCGTGTATGCGGAGATGAGTTCGACCGAGCTGCGCGAGCGCGAGGAATTCGTCTGCGAAGGCGCGGCCGTGCTGTACGAGCACCTGTGCGCGGACGACATCTGGGAGCCGATGGGCCTGTCGAAACGCGAATGCAGCGCGATGGTGCGCGAGTCGCCGGTCTCCAGCTCGATCCGCCGCTCGATCTTCCGGCGCCTGGTGCCGACGATCCGCGAGATGGGCCTGCTCACGCCGACGGTGCAGGCGACCTTCGAAAAACTCGATGTTCTCGACTACGCGGCGATGCCGCTCAACTGA
- a CDS encoding ferritin, protein MTTMLYPELFRSLEAVRWNMETDIPWNRFDASLLTDEQAETIRMNAITEWSALPATEMFLRDNRHDSDFSAFMSVWFFEEQKHSLVLMEYLRRFRPERVPTEAELHAVRFEFDPAPPLETLMLHFCGEIRLNHWYRCAADWHTEPVIKQIYETISRDEARHGGAYLRYMKKALNNCGDVARAAFAKIGVLMASARRTEKPLHPTNLHVNQALFPRDTVQSRLPDPEWLERWLDEQIRFDGEWEKKVVERILHNLSILFERTFATAQELNRYRREVTARTNRVADGVVDGV, encoded by the coding sequence GTGACGACGATGCTCTATCCGGAATTATTCAGGTCGCTGGAAGCGGTGCGCTGGAACATGGAGACGGACATTCCGTGGAACCGGTTCGACGCTTCGCTGCTCACCGACGAGCAGGCCGAGACGATCAGGATGAACGCGATCACCGAATGGTCGGCGCTGCCCGCGACGGAAATGTTCCTGCGCGACAACCGGCATGACAGCGACTTTTCCGCGTTCATGAGCGTGTGGTTCTTCGAGGAGCAGAAGCATTCGCTCGTGCTGATGGAATACCTGCGCCGCTTCCGGCCGGAGAGGGTGCCGACCGAAGCGGAACTGCACGCGGTGCGCTTCGAATTCGACCCGGCGCCGCCGCTCGAGACGCTGATGCTGCACTTCTGCGGCGAGATCCGCCTGAACCACTGGTACCGCTGCGCGGCCGACTGGCACACCGAGCCGGTCATCAAGCAGATCTACGAAACGATTTCGCGCGATGAAGCGCGCCATGGCGGCGCCTACCTGCGCTACATGAAGAAGGCGCTGAACAACTGCGGCGACGTCGCGCGCGCGGCGTTCGCGAAGATCGGCGTGCTGATGGCGTCGGCGCGCCGCACCGAGAAGCCGCTGCACCCGACCAACCTGCACGTGAACCAGGCACTGTTCCCGCGCGATACCGTGCAGTCGCGCTTGCCCGATCCGGAATGGCTCGAGCGCTGGCTCGACGAACAGATCCGGTTCGACGGCGAGTGGGAAAAGAAGGTCGTCGAGCGGATCCTGCACAACCTGTCGATCCTGTTCGAGCGCACGTTCGCGACCGCGCAGGAGCTGAACCGCTATCGCCGCGAAGTGACCGCGCGGACGAACCGTGTGGCGGATGGCGTGGTGGACGGCGTATAG
- a CDS encoding outer membrane lipoprotein-sorting protein, whose product MNRIRLMVAALVACAPLAHAADAPAAQTMLARADAYRSTAADTQTNIQITNEVGGQSGDATRYLVYTRGNGDTLALTRSGENDGQKYLATTRGHWFYVPNTRSAVRINGMQRLQGEVVISDITRTHWADSYRASAAPGATTIAGKPATELDLTATDPDNVYPTIKLWVTPDTDVPVRAQFFLASGLLFRSADFSAPVEANGRKVIRKITYRNEIEKQRASVVDILDGQPRKIPSGWFNPDTLADGQ is encoded by the coding sequence ATGAACCGCATTCGCCTGATGGTCGCCGCGCTCGTCGCGTGCGCGCCGCTCGCCCACGCAGCCGACGCACCGGCGGCCCAGACCATGCTCGCCCGTGCCGACGCGTACCGCAGCACGGCCGCCGATACGCAGACGAACATCCAGATCACGAACGAGGTCGGCGGACAATCCGGCGACGCGACGCGCTATCTCGTCTACACGCGCGGCAACGGCGACACGCTCGCGCTGACGCGCAGCGGCGAGAACGACGGCCAGAAGTATCTCGCGACGACGCGCGGCCACTGGTTCTACGTGCCGAACACGCGCAGCGCGGTACGCATCAACGGGATGCAGCGGCTGCAGGGCGAGGTCGTGATCAGCGACATCACGCGCACGCACTGGGCGGACAGCTATCGCGCGTCGGCCGCGCCCGGCGCGACGACGATCGCCGGCAAGCCGGCCACCGAGCTCGACCTGACCGCGACCGATCCCGACAACGTCTACCCGACGATCAAGCTGTGGGTCACGCCCGACACCGACGTGCCGGTGCGCGCGCAGTTCTTCCTCGCGAGCGGGCTGCTGTTCCGCAGCGCCGATTTCTCCGCGCCGGTCGAGGCGAACGGGCGCAAGGTGATCCGCAAGATCACCTATCGCAACGAGATCGAGAAGCAGCGCGCGAGCGTCGTCGACATCCTCGACGGCCAGCCGCGCAAGATTCCGTCGGGCTGGTTCAACCCCGACACGCTTGCCGATGGCCAGTGA